One Brassica napus cultivar Da-Ae chromosome C2, Da-Ae, whole genome shotgun sequence DNA window includes the following coding sequences:
- the LOC106380571 gene encoding uncharacterized protein LOC106380571 isoform X10: MSLYLKNSGRVVLIFSVNMSGFFQGYAEMLSPVGWRRDHIWSQGGGKNNPWGRSFKVKWLRLTELPFQKTLHLKNPLNDYKPVKISRDCQELPGDIGEALCELLDAHSCDDGLLNRYSLVLRSLYICLFLILACDSSSRDDYSTKRSRVEPPSSSGDEEYNNNMWGHYPPAVYSNQDGLSRFHLAQQGGYGVEQEKYLRFNSWGLPLESPQANTLTDDDFLNMVVAYLLVTYLFVNHIVGLVERCLWHTTGNLVKTFVVLLYFLTSGIFVIHIQLYYLYISQGLAQVLH; this comes from the exons ATGAGCCTATACTTGAAG AACTCTGGTCGAGTGGTTTTAATATTCAGCGTGAACATGAGCGGATTCTTCCAAGGGTATGCAGAGATGCTGTCTCCTGTGGGTTGGAGACGAGACCACATATGGAGTCAGGGAGGTGGTAAGAACAACCCTTGGGGACGCAGCTTTAAAGTGAAATGGTTGAGGCTGACTGAGTTGCCTTTTCAGAAAACACTTCATCTCAAGAATCCTTTGAATGATTACAAGCCTGTTAAGATTAGCCGCGATTGCCAG GAGTTGCCGGGAGATATTGGTGAAGCACTTTGTGAACTCCTTGATGCGCATAGCTGCGATGACGGTTTGCTGAATAGGTATAGTTTGGTTCTTAGATCTCTTTATATCTGCTTGTTCTTGATATTGGCGTGTGACAGCTCTTCTAGGGATGATTACTCAACAAAAAGGTCTCGCGTGGAACCTCCATCTTCCTCAGGAGACGAAGAGTACAATAACAATATGTGGGGCCATTACCCTCCTGCGGTCTACTCAAACCAGGATGGCCTCAGCAGATTCCATCTTGCACAGCAGGGAGGATATGGTGTAGAGCAAGAAAAGTATTTACGATTCAACTCATGGGGTTTGCCTTTGGAGAGCCCTCAAGCGAATACCCTAACCGATGATGATTTTCTTAACATGGTAGTGGCATATCTGCTTGTAACATATCTGTTTGTAAATCATATTGTTGGTTTGGTTGAAAGATGCTTATGGCACACAACTGGAAACTTGGtgaagacatttgttgttttactttattttttaacatcCGGGATATTTGTGATCCATATTCAACTATATTACTTATATATATCTCAGGGTTTAGCTCAAGTTTTGCATTAA